In one window of Bizionia sp. M204 DNA:
- a CDS encoding isoaspartyl peptidase/L-asparaginase family protein, whose protein sequence is MKTFSIAIHGGAGTLVKGMMTPELELQYKQALKAALDAGYTILETGGTAVNAVEEAVMVLENSPLFNAGKGSVFTAEETHEMDACIMDGNTLNAGAVSLISGIKNPITLAKDVMEKSEHVFLAGEGAMRFAKELDYKLEDATYFYDDFRHKQWLEIKDTDSFQLDHAKKKDSKFGTVGAVACDQDGNIAAATSTGGMTNKKWGRVGDSPMVGAGNYANNKTCAISCTGSGEFFIRGVVAYDVACLIEHKNMSLQDAAHEVINKRILEIGGDGGLIAVDTKGNIAMPFNTEGMYRGQKTSLGVHEISIYK, encoded by the coding sequence ATGAAAACATTTTCAATAGCCATTCATGGTGGTGCAGGAACCTTGGTAAAAGGCATGATGACGCCCGAGTTAGAATTGCAATACAAACAAGCCTTAAAAGCGGCTTTAGATGCTGGATATACCATTTTAGAAACCGGTGGAACAGCGGTGAATGCTGTGGAAGAAGCGGTTATGGTTTTGGAAAATTCGCCATTATTCAATGCGGGAAAAGGCAGCGTTTTTACAGCTGAAGAAACCCACGAAATGGATGCCTGTATTATGGATGGGAACACCTTAAATGCTGGAGCGGTAAGTTTAATTTCAGGAATAAAAAACCCCATTACCCTTGCAAAAGATGTCATGGAAAAAAGTGAACATGTGTTTTTAGCTGGCGAAGGCGCTATGCGTTTTGCCAAAGAGTTGGATTATAAATTAGAAGATGCGACCTATTTTTATGATGATTTTAGACATAAACAATGGTTAGAAATAAAAGATACAGATAGTTTTCAGTTGGATCACGCCAAAAAGAAAGATTCAAAATTTGGAACTGTTGGAGCAGTAGCTTGCGATCAAGATGGGAACATTGCAGCGGCAACATCTACAGGAGGCATGACCAATAAAAAATGGGGTCGCGTTGGCGATAGCCCTATGGTTGGTGCTGGAAATTATGCTAATAATAAAACCTGTGCTATTTCATGTACAGGAAGTGGTGAGTTTTTTATTCGCGGTGTTGTAGCTTATGATGTGGCTTGTTTAATAGAACATAAAAATATGAGTTTGCAGGATGCAGCGCATGAAGTCATCAACAAACGTATTTTAGAAATTGGTGGTGATGGCGGATTAATTGCTGTAGATACCAAGGGAAATATTGCGATGCCATTTAATACAGAAGGCATGTATCGTGGGCAAAAAACCTCGTTAGGTGTTCATGAGATTTCTATTTATAAATAA
- a CDS encoding cyanophycinase codes for MQQIKGTLIPIGGNEDKGFEDDEIHRLDYVEEGILAHVVYEAGGKQAKIIVIPTASSIPVEVGENYLTAFATLGCRNVTVLDIRSQADSERADFIDHIKTADCIMFSGGDQSKIAKYIGGSTIHTILMERYKNDEGFVIAGTSAGAMAMSEEMIAGGSAAKSFVKGAVKMRKGLGLIPELVIDTHFIQRGRFGRITEAIAKFPEKTGFGLAEDTGMIIKNGENCTVIGSGMVIVFDGKTLTLNNQRVLEEGTPMTMANLTLHILANGDQYDITNHKVTVLPIEADFI; via the coding sequence ATGCAACAAATAAAAGGAACACTAATTCCCATTGGTGGAAATGAAGATAAGGGGTTTGAAGATGATGAAATCCATAGATTAGATTACGTTGAGGAAGGAATTTTAGCTCACGTGGTGTATGAAGCTGGAGGGAAGCAAGCTAAAATAATTGTGATCCCAACCGCATCTAGTATTCCTGTGGAAGTGGGTGAAAACTATTTAACAGCTTTTGCAACTTTAGGCTGCCGAAATGTTACAGTGCTAGATATTAGATCTCAAGCAGATTCTGAAAGAGCCGATTTTATTGATCATATTAAGACTGCCGACTGTATCATGTTTTCGGGCGGTGATCAATCAAAAATAGCGAAATACATTGGTGGCTCAACCATCCATACTATTTTAATGGAACGTTATAAAAATGACGAAGGCTTTGTTATAGCGGGAACGAGTGCAGGCGCCATGGCCATGTCTGAAGAAATGATTGCTGGAGGAAGTGCTGCAAAATCATTTGTAAAAGGCGCCGTAAAAATGCGCAAAGGATTAGGTTTAATTCCCGAATTAGTAATTGACACGCATTTTATTCAACGCGGACGTTTTGGCCGTATCACGGAGGCTATTGCTAAATTCCCTGAAAAAACAGGCTTTGGTTTAGCGGAAGATACGGGTATGATTATAAAAAATGGTGAGAACTGTACCGTTATTGGTTCCGGAATGGTTATTGTTTTTGATGGCAAAACACTCACCCTCAACAATCAACGTGTATTGGAAGAAGGCACACCAATGACCATGGCAAATTTAACCCTTCACATTTTAGCCAATGGTGATCAATATGATATTACCAATCATAAAGTAACGGTATTACCTATAGAAGCTGATTTTATTTAA
- the cphA gene encoding cyanophycin synthetase encodes MKIREINAMRGPNYWSIRRHKLIVMVLDLQEMEERPSNKIDGFYERLTAMFPTMYEHRCSVGEAGGFFQRVKDGTWMGHIIEHIALEIQTLAGMDVGFGRTRGYGEDGVYSVVFAYMEESVGRYAAKVSVDICEALIAGEDYDMTDDIQHMRELRESDRLGPSTGSIVEEAEARGIPWIRMNKYSLCQLGYGANQKRIQATVTSETSSIGVELACDKEDTKFLLEQAEVEVPRGDIIRRERSLEDACNYVGYPLVIKPIDGNHGRGITVDIRNYDDALVAFHHAKESSKSGAIIVEKFIIGEDYRLLVINNKLVAAAKRTPAHVIGDGKSTVQELVDIVNSDPRRGYGHENVLTQITINDLTKNIIKDAGYTVDSVLPKDEMLILKDTANLSTGGTAEDVTDIVHPANVSMAERISKIIDLDICGIDVMTTDITQPLSETGGAVLEVNAGPGFRMHLAPTKGLPRNVAGHVIDKLFPNPGDTGRIPIVAITGTNGKTTTTRLMAHIAKMKGYRVGYTTSDGVYIQNRLLMTGDCTGPASAEFVLKDPTVNFAVLECARGGLLRAGLGFKKCNVGIVTNVAADHLGLKGIHTIEQLAKAKGVIPETVLPDGYAILNADDDLVYDMRRSVNCHVALFSMDENNPRIKAMQRLNGITAIYEDGYVTICRGEWKMRIMKAENIPLTYGGKAPFMIQNVLAAILAAHVQGISIEDMKAGLETFIPSATQTPGRLNLFEFKNFTILLDYAHNPAGMLALKKFTDTMECSVKVGIIAGVGDRRDEDTNQIGSIAAEMFDEIIIRQDKRLRGRTEEELINLLNEGIQSKDPNKKTTIIPSEKEAITFAVNNAVKDSLIILCSDVIPDALELVQKFKEQDTKGEPFNAD; translated from the coding sequence ATGAAAATAAGAGAAATCAATGCCATGAGAGGGCCAAATTATTGGTCTATACGTCGTCATAAATTAATAGTTATGGTTTTGGACCTTCAAGAAATGGAGGAAAGGCCATCTAATAAAATTGATGGATTTTATGAGCGACTAACAGCAATGTTTCCTACTATGTATGAGCATCGGTGTTCGGTTGGTGAAGCGGGCGGCTTTTTTCAACGTGTAAAGGATGGTACATGGATGGGTCATATTATAGAACATATTGCTCTTGAAATTCAAACACTTGCAGGTATGGATGTAGGTTTTGGTAGAACGCGCGGTTATGGTGAAGATGGTGTTTATAGTGTCGTTTTTGCCTATATGGAGGAATCTGTGGGACGCTATGCAGCAAAAGTTTCTGTAGATATTTGCGAAGCTTTAATTGCTGGCGAAGACTATGATATGACAGATGATATTCAACATATGCGTGAATTGCGTGAAAGTGATAGATTAGGTCCAAGTACTGGATCCATTGTTGAAGAAGCCGAAGCACGTGGTATTCCATGGATTCGCATGAATAAATATTCATTATGTCAATTGGGTTATGGCGCCAATCAAAAACGGATTCAGGCAACAGTAACATCTGAAACGAGTAGTATTGGTGTGGAATTGGCATGTGATAAGGAAGACACCAAATTCCTTTTAGAACAAGCCGAAGTAGAAGTGCCGCGTGGTGATATTATTCGTCGTGAACGCAGTTTGGAAGACGCTTGCAATTATGTTGGTTATCCTTTGGTTATTAAGCCTATTGATGGTAACCATGGTCGCGGAATAACAGTGGATATAAGAAATTATGATGATGCATTAGTGGCTTTTCATCATGCAAAAGAAAGCTCCAAAAGTGGGGCGATTATCGTAGAAAAATTTATAATTGGAGAGGATTATCGATTATTAGTCATCAATAATAAATTAGTGGCAGCCGCTAAACGAACGCCTGCACATGTAATTGGAGATGGAAAATCAACCGTTCAAGAGTTGGTAGATATCGTTAATTCAGATCCAAGACGAGGGTATGGTCATGAAAATGTATTGACGCAAATTACTATAAACGATTTAACCAAAAACATAATTAAAGATGCTGGTTACACAGTAGATTCCGTGCTCCCTAAAGATGAAATGCTCATTTTAAAAGATACGGCTAATTTAAGTACTGGCGGCACTGCGGAAGATGTCACCGATATTGTGCATCCTGCAAATGTGAGTATGGCTGAACGTATTTCAAAAATAATAGATTTAGATATTTGTGGTATTGATGTCATGACAACAGATATTACTCAACCACTTTCAGAAACCGGAGGTGCTGTTTTAGAAGTTAATGCAGGACCAGGATTTAGAATGCATTTGGCGCCAACCAAAGGTTTGCCACGAAATGTTGCCGGTCATGTAATTGATAAATTGTTCCCTAATCCAGGTGATACTGGACGAATTCCAATTGTTGCTATTACAGGAACAAATGGTAAAACGACCACCACACGATTAATGGCGCATATTGCAAAAATGAAAGGTTATCGCGTTGGTTATACTACTAGTGATGGTGTGTACATTCAAAACCGATTACTCATGACAGGCGATTGTACAGGGCCTGCGAGTGCCGAATTTGTATTGAAAGATCCTACAGTAAACTTTGCTGTTTTAGAATGTGCAAGAGGTGGTTTATTGCGTGCTGGACTCGGTTTTAAAAAATGTAATGTGGGTATTGTTACCAATGTGGCCGCTGATCATTTAGGCCTAAAAGGTATTCATACAATTGAGCAATTAGCGAAAGCCAAAGGCGTTATTCCAGAAACCGTTTTGCCAGATGGTTATGCTATTTTAAATGCGGATGATGATTTGGTTTACGATATGCGTCGTTCCGTAAATTGTCATGTAGCCTTGTTTTCCATGGATGAAAATAATCCACGCATAAAAGCTATGCAACGCTTAAATGGTATTACGGCCATATATGAAGATGGTTATGTAACTATTTGTCGTGGCGAATGGAAAATGCGCATCATGAAAGCGGAGAATATTCCATTAACCTATGGCGGAAAAGCACCATTTATGATTCAGAATGTGTTAGCTGCTATTTTGGCTGCACACGTTCAAGGAATTAGTATTGAAGATATGAAAGCTGGTTTAGAAACCTTTATACCTTCAGCAACACAAACACCAGGTCGTCTGAATTTATTCGAATTTAAAAACTTTACTATTTTGTTAGATTATGCTCATAATCCAGCAGGTATGTTGGCTTTAAAGAAATTTACAGATACTATGGAATGTTCTGTAAAAGTGGGCATTATTGCCGGCGTAGGTGATAGGCGTGATGAAGATACAAACCAAATTGGCAGTATTGCGGCAGAGATGTTTGATGAAATTATCATCCGTCAGGATAAACGATTACGTGGAAGAACGGAAGAAGAGCTTATTAATTTATTAAATGAAGGTATTCAATCCAAAGATCCTAATAAGAAGACAACCATAATTCCTTCAGAAAAAGAAGCGATAACCTTTGCCGTTAATAATGCGGTTAAAGATTCCTTAATTATATTATGTAGCGATGTCATTCCAGATGCTTTGGAACTCGTTCAGAAATTTAAAGAACAAGATACCAAAGGCGAACCCTTTAATGCCGATTAA
- a CDS encoding aldehyde dehydrogenase family protein produces the protein MSQENPFLELFQKQKVHQFKIGNTSHKERIAKLKRLQNALEKTYKQDIREALYQDFKKPHLETDLTEIYPVVDEIKFAISNLKSWLKHEKVATPVSLLGSSSYIVNEPKGVCLIISPWNYPINLTFAPLVSAIAGGNTVILKPSEMTPNTSKLMSKIVSDVFEENEIALVEGEVETASALLELPFNHIFFTGSPAVGKIVMKAASKNLTSVTLELGGKSPAIIDDSSNLEKAVQKIVYGKCTNAGQTCIAPDYVLIQESLKPDFIKLFKKEIQAFYSENPESSDSYSRIVNSKHFERLTNSLEDAKQKGSVIESGGRTNASDCYIEPTLVSGLPEDATLMQEEIFGPILPLKTYKTIEEAVDYVNSNEKPLALYIFSKKNKVVDYVIQNTRAGSTCVNHNLLQFLNHNLPFGGSNNSGIGKSHGIFGFREFTNQRSVLKQHTIGAVDLLMPPYTNWKQKLVDLTIKWF, from the coding sequence ATGAGTCAAGAAAATCCTTTTTTAGAATTATTTCAAAAGCAAAAAGTACATCAATTTAAAATTGGCAATACATCTCATAAAGAACGTATTGCCAAATTGAAGCGTTTACAAAATGCGTTAGAAAAAACGTATAAACAAGACATTCGCGAAGCACTGTATCAAGATTTTAAAAAGCCGCATTTGGAAACCGATTTAACCGAAATTTATCCTGTTGTAGATGAAATAAAATTTGCCATTTCCAATTTGAAATCTTGGTTAAAACATGAAAAAGTAGCCACACCTGTATCATTGTTGGGAAGTAGCTCCTATATTGTTAATGAGCCAAAAGGTGTGTGTTTAATTATTTCCCCTTGGAATTACCCTATTAATTTAACGTTTGCCCCTTTGGTTTCGGCCATTGCTGGAGGCAATACAGTTATTTTAAAACCATCTGAAATGACGCCAAATACGTCAAAATTAATGTCGAAAATAGTGTCCGATGTATTTGAAGAAAATGAAATTGCCTTGGTTGAAGGTGAAGTAGAAACAGCTTCTGCTTTATTAGAACTGCCTTTTAATCATATATTCTTCACCGGTTCGCCAGCGGTGGGAAAAATTGTAATGAAAGCGGCGTCTAAAAACTTAACGTCTGTAACTTTAGAATTAGGTGGGAAATCGCCAGCTATCATTGATGATTCTTCTAATTTAGAAAAAGCCGTTCAAAAAATCGTTTACGGTAAATGTACCAATGCAGGGCAAACTTGTATTGCACCAGATTATGTGTTAATCCAAGAGTCACTTAAACCAGATTTTATAAAATTATTCAAAAAAGAAATTCAAGCTTTTTATTCCGAGAATCCTGAAAGTTCAGATTCTTACAGCCGGATTGTAAACAGTAAACATTTTGAACGTTTAACCAACAGCTTGGAAGATGCGAAACAAAAAGGAAGTGTTATTGAATCGGGCGGCAGAACAAATGCATCAGACTGTTATATTGAGCCAACATTAGTAAGTGGACTTCCAGAAGATGCCACGTTGATGCAGGAAGAAATTTTCGGACCTATTTTACCACTAAAAACCTATAAAACCATCGAGGAAGCGGTTGATTATGTAAATTCAAACGAAAAACCTTTGGCGCTTTATATATTTAGTAAAAAAAATAAAGTAGTTGATTATGTTATTCAAAACACACGAGCCGGAAGCACCTGTGTCAATCATAATTTGTTGCAGTTTTTAAATCATAATTTACCCTTTGGAGGTTCCAATAATAGTGGGATTGGAAAAAGCCATGGTATTTTCGGGTTTCGCGAATTTACCAATCAACGATCCGTTTTAAAACAACATACTATTGGTGCTGTGGATTTGCTGATGCCACCTTATACTAACTGGAAACAAAAGTTGGTGGATTTAACCATTAAGTGGTTTTAA